One Paraburkholderia caffeinilytica DNA segment encodes these proteins:
- a CDS encoding benzaldehyde dehydrogenase yields the protein MAEAQPNRLIDQAQWTGRLFGGADGTWYAAGETRDVIEPATGECLAQVGLARPADVARAAAQAAAAQPAWAALAPRERAAVFRRAAAAFERDADALARYIARETGGILAKAQHEVAEAATLLHIAASLPLQPQGLVLPTTAGRLSYARRVPHGVVGVISPFNFPLILSMRSVAPALATGNAVVLKPDPQTPISGGFLIARAFEEAGLPPGLLQVLPGDADAGAALVEAREVGMIAFTGSTAAGRKVGELAGRHLKKVSLELGGKNTLIVLDDADLDVAASNAAFGAFFHQGQICMATGRIVAHRKIAAELTRRLVEKASHLPVGNPASGTVALGPLINARQLAQVDAIVRASIEAGAVLEAGGSYERLFYKPTVLSNVQPGMRAFDEEIFGPVAAITPFDTDDEAVELANRTEYGLSCAVISASVGRATAIGERLKSGLLHINDQTVADECVNPFGGRGQSGNGSSVGGPSDLDEYTQWQWVTVKGAASSTPF from the coding sequence ATGGCAGAAGCCCAGCCAAACCGGCTCATCGATCAAGCACAATGGACCGGCCGCCTGTTCGGCGGCGCGGACGGCACCTGGTATGCGGCCGGCGAAACGCGTGACGTGATCGAGCCCGCCACTGGAGAATGCCTCGCGCAAGTCGGCCTTGCGCGCCCGGCCGATGTCGCGCGCGCCGCGGCTCAAGCCGCTGCGGCACAACCGGCATGGGCCGCGCTTGCGCCCCGCGAACGCGCCGCCGTGTTTCGCCGCGCCGCCGCAGCGTTCGAACGCGACGCCGATGCGCTCGCGCGCTACATCGCCCGCGAAACCGGCGGCATTCTCGCGAAAGCGCAACATGAAGTCGCCGAGGCAGCCACGCTTCTGCACATCGCCGCAAGTCTGCCGCTGCAGCCGCAGGGTCTCGTGCTGCCGACAACAGCAGGCCGCCTCAGCTACGCGCGGCGCGTCCCGCATGGCGTAGTCGGCGTCATCTCGCCCTTCAACTTTCCACTGATCCTGTCGATGCGCTCCGTGGCGCCTGCGCTCGCGACGGGGAATGCCGTCGTGCTGAAGCCCGATCCGCAGACGCCCATCTCCGGCGGTTTCCTGATTGCGCGCGCGTTCGAGGAAGCCGGACTGCCGCCGGGCCTGCTGCAGGTACTGCCCGGAGACGCCGACGCGGGCGCGGCGCTCGTCGAAGCGCGCGAGGTCGGGATGATCGCCTTCACCGGCTCTACCGCTGCGGGACGCAAGGTTGGCGAGCTTGCCGGACGCCATCTGAAGAAAGTCTCGCTCGAACTCGGCGGCAAAAACACGCTGATCGTGCTCGACGACGCCGACCTCGACGTCGCGGCAAGCAACGCCGCGTTCGGTGCGTTTTTTCACCAGGGGCAGATCTGCATGGCAACCGGCCGCATCGTCGCGCATCGCAAGATCGCCGCGGAACTCACGCGGCGACTCGTCGAGAAGGCCAGTCATTTGCCGGTCGGCAACCCGGCGAGCGGCACTGTCGCGCTCGGACCGCTCATCAACGCCCGGCAGCTGGCGCAGGTGGACGCAATCGTGCGAGCCTCCATCGAAGCGGGTGCCGTGCTCGAAGCAGGCGGCTCCTACGAACGGCTTTTCTACAAGCCAACGGTGCTGTCGAATGTTCAGCCCGGCATGCGCGCGTTCGACGAGGAAATCTTCGGACCCGTCGCGGCCATCACGCCGTTCGACACCGACGATGAAGCCGTCGAGCTGGCGAACCGCACGGAATACGGCCTGTCATGCGCGGTGATCAGCGCATCGGTTGGCCGCGCAACGGCGATTGGCGAGAGGCTGAAAAGCGGCCTCCTGCATATCAACGATCAGACCGTCGCCGACGAATGCGTCAACCCGTTCGGCGGGCGCGGACAGTCCGGCAATGGCAGCAGCGTCGGCGGTCCGTCCGACCTGGACGAATACACGCAATGGCAATGGGTGACGGTGAAAGGCGCTGCCAGCTCGACGCCGTTCTGA